CAACACATTAGCAAAGAGATGTTATAAAACCAAAATGCTTccatttgtgtaaaaatgtgacCTCCCCTATTTGTTCTCAATCTTGTTGTGCCAATCATTTAGATCATATCTGCAAAACAATATGTTCATGtcacaataaaatcaaaacagtggcactaaatgtttttattacctGAGAGCAAGGTGCAAAACAATCTTAGTTTCCCTACAACAGAATGATTTTCTCTTTGTAATTTTATGCTGACACTTGACACTGAATGTAATATGTTGGGATTTCCATGACCACAAAGGGGATACATGACTGAAACCTGTGTACGTCTCATGAACATTAGAAGATGGCTGCGCACGTGTTAACAAAATACGTTATTGGAAGGAATATCCTTTACATGCAAACAATGAGGGTCACGTTAAATGGAAGACAAACCCTGTGTTTGCATTGGAGATTGTTTTTTAGCCCTATCAGGAAGATTACATATGCAAAGGAATCTGTACGTCAAACAGGCGAGATCCAACATTAATGACCTTTAACCTGAATTGTTGGCTTAAGAGGATTAAAGAGTTAGTCAATTCATCTTtttgacaaagtgaaaaaaagagaaataaagaaatatgacGCTTGTCCCAATTTGACCTCATTGTGAAATCATCATAGGCACTACTGATGGAATTAAGTTTATAGATAAATCTGGTATAAATCATCTCTTCTCATTCTGACATGAATGTTTTAAACGGTAAGTGAAGTCATGATGGAGTCTAGACACTGGTGGCAGTGACGGGTCGAAAAGCAATGCGGAAGAGCTGGACAGATGTGATATGAAGAACTTCAGATGAGCTCAGAAACACCGACTGGGAAGACTGGAGTTAAACTAGGAGGAGACTCGGGTGTAGGAGGATTGTGTGGATCTGAGGCttgaataaataacagaaaagaaagGCACTGTATCCAAATTTGACAGCAAGGACATGATATTGTGGCTAAAATCAGGTGTAACTGGAGAGTGTACTCCCTCAATCAGCTGAGTGAGTTGAAAGCATCAAAAGAGAGGGGAAATAAATACAGCAGGGATGAAGAATACAGTCTTCCTGATTTAACTTTTGAATAGGTGACCACACATTCAGTGCTGACGGTGCTAATTACTTGCATCATCTGTCAATTTGGAGAGCAGGCAGCAGTGGAAGAACCCAAACACAGATTCCAGTGGAGGAGGTAGCAGAAATAATGCAGTGATTTGTTGAACATGGCTTTCAGGTTTTGAGTCCAAAAGGTAGACGGGTAACAAATCAAAGTAACGCACAAACAGAAAGGAAGACAAACcaagaaagcacaaaaaagTTGGGGTGGTTTATGTAAAGACAGACTAATTAAAAGAGtgagaacaggtgagcaggaagTCTGGTGACAGCAGGGTTAACGAGGGACAGAAAGATCAAAACTGGCAAAGGAAACAAGACCCATGTACAGAAGACACGTgtcagaggaaaaacatttgatttgacagTATCAGTAACATTTGATCCTCCAGGTCAAACTCATACAGCTTACTtgttattagtttttatttcaacCGGGTTAGTTAATTATTTGCTGCTATCTAAaagtttatttagattttacGGCTATATCAAGTAATaatgaaacttgacagcttgtTGCACTTTCACATTTGAGGAACCTACTGAAGATATACTAAATCATTTATGCAAATAATAATGATTCTCAATGTGAAcagtgggctgcacggtggtgcaGTGGCTaccactgttgcctcacagcaagaggggccggggttcaattctcGGGCTATAcaggccttctgtgtggagtttgcacgttctccctgtgtcagcgtgggttctctccgggttccccgacttcctcccacagtccaaagacatgcagcttaggttaactgaagactctaaattacccgtaggtgtggatgtgagcgtgtatggttgtctgtctatatacgTGTGTCAGCCCTGCGGTAAtctggcaacctgtccagggtgaaccctgccttcgccccaTGATAGCTGTATTCGGCTCAAAAAACTCATACAGCTTacttgttatttgtttttatttcaactgGGTTAGTTAATTATTTGCTTTGATGCAATGAAAAAGCTATTTTGATTTTACGGCTATATCAAGTGATATCAAAACTTGACAGCTTGTTGCACTTTCACATTTGAGGAACCTATTGAAGATATGCAACATAGTTTatgcaaataataatagttttcaATGTGAACGGTGTATGCGTAAGTGCTGAGACAGCAGGGTTAATCAGGACGGGGCATAAAATCAAAActgtcaaaagaaagaaaaaaagattaacagaAGATACgtaacagaggaaaaacaattgATATAACAGTATCAGTCACATTTGATCCTGAAGGTCAACCTCAAACACTTTACTTGTAATTAGTTTGGATTTCAACCGGCTTTGTTAATTATTTGCTGCAATGAAAAAGTTTATTTGGATTTTACGGCTTTATCAAGTAATaatgaaacttgacagcttgtTGCGCTTTCACATTTGATGAACCTATTGAAGATATGCTACATTTGTCATCTGGTAATAATTATCAAGGTGAACAGTGTATGCATAAATATTTCTTTGCAACGTAAATAATGTGCCCTTATTTGAAAAAATGCTCTTATTTTGAGCTCAACAGTTAattattgacaaaacaatctgtaGTCAAGGTCAACTTAATTATCATAACaagaagtttgaaaaaaagaatagaaaagacaattttgtgatagaaataaaacattttattgatataGTCATATTTTGACaatgaaattatataaaaatatgaattaatattatttttctttttacaaaatttgAGATTTATTCCAGATTTACAACATCAAGGTGGcgaaaaacaatatatatataatatatatatatgacaaaacactttgtgCTGAACTGAGagcaaaaaatgatttgtcattGACTGTCTTCACCGTAAGGTTACATGCTTGCCTTTATCCTTATTTAACAATCACAATAAAAGTGCAGTTATTCAGTGAAGTTTCCCACATTCTTTCACACCTCATATATTTACCTTAACATCTCATCACATCTTATCTGACACATGCTGTACAACATTTACATATGAAGGACGAGAGAGTTGAATGACGTGACCAAGGTTCCTGGATGGGCTTCGATCGGTCCGGCTACAAGTCTAAATTAAGTAGATGCTActcaaagtgttttctttctcacagTCACTCAGTAGCttgtatttggtgttttcttCCTGCTTTCTTGGAGCTTACATCAGCCCAGAGACACGCCTCACAACCTGTCCACTGATGGAGTGCTGATCCTGTGTCGGCACAGCGGGCAGGTGCCAAACTCTTGTAGGACTTTTGCGGCGCACTGCTTACATAAACACTGGTGGCCGCAAGGCAACGTGATTCTGGCCTCCTTTTCCATGCACACCACACAGCCCATTACGCTGCCTTTACCTGCAATCAAATCAGAGGAATCACAATTACAAGACTGACATCAGGGATTGGTTCTGTCTGGTTTAAAATgggcaaaacatttaaatcaggaagtgtttggtTGGAACTCTTTCTCACCTGCTGGGGCTGTCATGTCAAGACAGGAGATGCATTCATCACTGTTTCCGAGGAGACTCGAGACAGGAATTAAACTGTTGTGGCTGTCAGCATCAGGTGAGGTGAGGTGTTCAGGTGCGGGACAGGACCGTCTGGTGTAAAGCAGCTCCCTTTTCTCTGAGCCTGCAGCACAAAGTATTaaattatttcatcttttaaaaccAGTTAAATTGAACATAGCCTCGTCAGTGCATTGGAAAGAAataagaacaagaaaaacaggCTGAACAGCAAACAATACACCTTTGTTGTTTATAGTAAACATACCCAGGAGGGAAATGGCACATGTCTGTCCATAGATGTCTATCATCGCCCAGTGCGGCTGGCTGAGGTCCACTCCTGTCAGTAGCTTGTGCTGCTTGATGTTGCCGCTTGTGACGTATAAGGAGCCTCCATTGGAGAGCCAGAACTCCAGCTCTGAACCAGTTTGGCAGTGGGATTCAGGCACCGGGGCGGCCCAGTGCCCTTGGACGTCAGTGAGGTTGGGGATGGCCATGATGGGCAGAGGCAGAGATCTGTCCAAGGGCGGCACGTTGGTGAAGCCCACACGCAGAGCTCCTTGCCAGTTTAACGAATCTTTCTCAACCCTCAGACGAATCCTCTCCTGGATCTTCGCCGGGCGGCTGCTGAATACCAGGCCGTTCTTGAACGTGGCCCCCGTCCTCTCTGCGAGCCGACCCCCTTGGCTCAGGCTGACCTTGTCTCCCACAGCCAGAGGGTGGAAGGTCAGAGGACCGAGGCAGGACCTGCCACATCTGTGCGATGTCTCTGACCCAACAACTGCAAAGGAGCAAAAACACGGTTATGAATCTAGATGTCCAATCATGTAGATTACATCTGCACTGTAATCACAGCAATGTGTGTGACAACAAGCTGGGAAATTCTCTGTTTACTACCTGAATGCAGagcaataaacaataaactactGTACATTTTGTGCAGAATCATGAACTGTCAGGAGTGAACAATAGCAGGAAGACTTTTCCTCTCGTCAGTCTGTTATGAATAAGTGACATTATTTCTCATAATTAAGAGTAGTCCTAACACCATAACACCGTATCTTTGTCATTGAGATGACATTATGGTCACAATGCCAATATCTTCTCTTTATTCTAACAGGATGTTAGTTAATCATTCACGTTATTACAGCGATTAAGTTGTTTCTGAATTAGATTTTACAACCTATAAAACCGTAAAAGAAAGCAATTATgaaagtaacacacacacatgctttcatTTTAGAGAAAGATGTGCCATTCACATAAAGATGAATACTTGGAAGTGAAGACTGTAACGAATCATAACTTCAGTTAATTTGACAGAGGACGAGTTGCAGTACGTGATAACCAACTAGCATGGAAAGTTTCTTGCAGATATGACTAATGCAGGTGTAGCATTAAGCAACAACTTACTGCATGTGAAGCATTTCACTCACTGGTGACAAGCTGAGCATTTCCAGTAAAACAGGTAGTTTCTAGTCATCtcctttatttcacactttacAGCATAGATATAAATCCTTAATTCCCACCTGTGACGCAATATCGCAAATATGACGTACCACAGAAACACTTCTTTAAGTATTTACAACTTAgaagttttattctgaaatgcttaaagaattcaatgcaacaaccTCCAATGTCCACACTGGAGATATTTTCTACAAAAACTTGTTTCAGCAAAGGGCTGGTTActcaattatataatatattggtGGAAAACCATAAAGACAACTCTGAGAGTAAGAGACAGGAGTGGATACAAGACTTACAAGAGGACATTTTAGTGGAAGATTGGGGTATAATATGTTCAAAGGTACATACACAAACCATTCACACACTGTGACAACCTGGATGTGATACCAGATCTCACCACCGGTTACACTGGGAAACACCCACTTTTGTGGACTACGCACTGATTCGCTGAGAGTTTTACGCGGCAATTCAACCTGGACTGCCTGAAGGTATATGTGTCATTCAGGTAGCAGGACCtggagagagatgacaggagagatAACGCATTTAGAGGAGACCACCAGAGCCAGATCGTTTgttgtattcatgctagaccttccagcaattccctgtggactgatttcccgttgccgaccctgcctgtctggacttccctgccttgcctgtgccccggtcaacgactcagccttctgtccccgaccaccagtttagcctccgcttcctctggtttccgtctgcctgatcccctgcctgtttcccactgtccactgatcagactgactgacttcgtgagtgcatttgtttttgtgtttgattgtttttttgtgtgtgggttttggggactgtgggattttttgagggttcttgtcttgtgtgtgtaaaccttaAATATAGTGCTATTGTGAAATTCtccaaactggtgtgtttgtgttcttgttcgggtaaaattgggtcattcaatgtgtggggtgtacatataaactaaatgtacagcctttgtgacggttgtggggtatataaaaagagaaaaggataaaattattattaacataaaaagcaactgtgactgacgcatcttaaatgccaggagagaaacctggctggcacccctgacaaaaccacatctcagttaaactgtcacaaCACGTCTGagattaatacaatataattggATAATGAGAACGTACATCACCCCTGTGAAGTTAAACAAATTTGATCCTAATATTCCTGACCGATGCTATAAGTGTAATATTCATCAAGGGACTTTATATCACTGTTTGTGGGAATGTGAGGAGATTCAAAGATTTTGGAGATCGGTGATACAATATATTTCTCAAATGACCTCTTCTCCAATACCTCTAAGCCCTACGCTCTGTATATTAAGCATGTATCCAGTCAATTGTTCTCTTTctaatagagaaagaaaaatggttgACCTATGTCTACTACAGGCCAGGCGCTCAATCGCTCTACGTTGGAAGAATGTTCGTTGCCCCTCTCTAGGCCACTGGCTGAAAAACTTAACATCAGGTTTGGCTTTTGAGAAACTAACGTATATAGTTAGGAAGAAAGCTTCTCAGTTTTACAATATCTGGGAGATGTTTttggaatttgttaaaaattGTGACATTGAAGAGGCATTGGAAATGTGAAGTTACTAATCTGATGGGAGGAATGTGTGCTGTACTCTGCTCCATGTTTGTGACTGTATATTATTTacgttattttcatttatttatttatttcaactaaattcatattttcattgttaatcTTGGTCCCTCATAATTTAgccattatttatttccaagtgtattttgtattatttattgttattttatatactgccatatgttcaggttgggggaaggtcatttatgtatgtaaattgtgttaaatgtataaaaccaataaatatatgtttaaaaaaaaatatatatatatctcaccAGAGTTCCCGATTTCACTTTCCTTCACCATCTTGAAGAGGCAGACAGAACTTTACTCTGTGTCTTGAATCAGCTG
This sequence is a window from Anoplopoma fimbria isolate UVic2021 breed Golden Eagle Sablefish chromosome 13, Afim_UVic_2022, whole genome shotgun sequence. Protein-coding genes within it:
- the LOC129101658 gene encoding E3 ubiquitin-protein ligase NEURL3-like, with protein sequence MVKESEIGNSVVGSETSHRCGRSCLGPLTFHPLAVGDKVSLSQGGRLAERTGATFKNGLVFSSRPAKIQERIRLRVEKDSLNWQGALRVGFTNVPPLDRSLPLPIMAIPNLTDVQGHWAAPVPESHCQTGSELEFWLSNGGSLYVTSGNIKQHKLLTGVDLSQPHWAMIDIYGQTCAISLLGSEKRELLYTRRSCPAPEHLTSPDADSHNSLIPVSSLLGNSDECISCLDMTAPAGKGSVMGCVVCMEKEARITLPCGHQCLCKQCAAKVLQEFGTCPLCRHRISTPSVDRL